In Leptidea sinapis chromosome 2, ilLepSina1.1, whole genome shotgun sequence, the sequence ctgacccactctcgtaaCAGTATTTACAAGTCCAAAACAGTCAACGACGCTTGTCCTtagcgttaatattctaaggctccatagtattttgaatattaaggcATTTGCTAACACAAACaggaacaaattaaaattgatcccGTACTATCGGGCTGTGAAGTTGTTTGTCggtatagtattttaaaagtctGTGAGTGTGAAATTACCATTTTGTCGTAGGATTGACTTTGGATTACAATAAAACCTAGGGGCATGATTGAAGATGTCATCTAGAACATACTACATCATAAAATTTTGGGGTAAATTGCGACGTACGATAAAAAAAGGATCATCATAATTATTTCAGCCGTAAgtagtccactgctggacaatggcctcccccaaagatctccaagacgattggtcctgcgctgctctcgtCCAATCTTCACCAGATCAGAAAATTGTACATGTGGTGTCGCATCaaaatagcaccaccccatctcctcccgtgggtgtcgtaaaaGGCGACTTTGGGAAACAAAGAACACGGGATGGGCAACAGCATCCTTCCGAGAAGCACCAACATCTCCTGTGATCGCCATCCTacctgccaagcgtggcgattatggcaaaacACCCCCAGAAAAAAAACATGACAGACACTAGTCCTCGGCCCCAAGTCCCCGGCGGCCCCGCTCGTGGTGGCCACGttagcagccacataagcgacgggGCTGGGGGTGCTAAGAAAAATGACAATCGCAATACCTGACTCCAAGTCGggtaaaacttagtatcccgtagcatgAATTAtgagataaaaaatattgtaggtaattgatagagctttagcccacgattataatgatacagCCGTCTAGTCTGTCCCAGACTATTTTTTACGTTTCATTTTTCTGTTTTTCATTTACAATTGACAGTTATTAGCGTTTTATTAACGTGATTTACCAATTTTCTCTTACAACTTCTACCAATCTTATGATTATGACACAAACTGTACTTTGATAAATGTCGGCGAAACTTGCAATGAGATTTTAACGCAAGACAAGAGAAACCTTCATAATTTTACAAGACCCACATTAGGAATCCTCAGATATTCTCGGCGACAAACCTGCCCCAACGTAAGTACTTAGACAGATCTATagagttatttatataaagttcGCGTTTGTGAAGTCTAAGTACCTGTAGTGATTGATCTCAGCCTTGGTACCATTTTTACATGATTTAAATAGTCTTTTACATGGTAAAGAATTTTCTTTTAAAGAAGCAATCAAAATGCTTTCAAAGAGTTTGTTATGCTCAAGCGCGCAGAGTTCCACCGCAAAGGTATAAATTACCTCCCCGTGAGATAGCAGACATGTATAGGTAacgaataattttttatttcattgaaagttcagctgatggtaattgatacaccctggccattataatgcagtgccgctcaagattcttgaaaaacccaaaaattctgagcgacactacaattgcgctcgtcaccttgacgcttaagttgttaagtctgatttgcccagtagttcgatatatatatttattgtaccttccaacaaaaaaaaatgttaatttttcaaTACTAAAACGAAGATGGGATATTTTAGCGATTGAGGCGACGTTTCTATCAGTTTTTTACCGATTTTTCTATATGCTTAAACTGTGTGCATAAACACCCGTACCTATAGCAGGGTTTtcattatgaattttatttgcagtacaaaaaaaatttacacCAAGGCGTACTATAGGATTTAaaatgtacttattaaatatcaaaaccaTTCTAGAATATCTACCACCTATTCGAAAAGACGATATAAAGAAAAACTGATGGGTGCAAGATATTCAGAGGACTtctaattttttaaacaaaattattagttaagttgtctgagggcagtcgctccattaccatctgtggtatcattgagatTAGCACGTAGatgttttaacaattcttttgaattttgtatcaCAAATGTTACACATCCAACAAATAATTTAGTAGtgacataacaagtttatgtttactggtgtcaacattatgattattatagtttctagaaaattgctaatgtgcctatgaataaatataatttaacattatcaagaatatattgagaggtaaAAGTATCCGCACAAccattaataacaaaataccTACATACTTAATTATTCGCTAaaggatatatttaaataatatttcaatgaaAATTAATTACCATAATCGCCAGTGTCTGTCGCCTTTTTGCCCCGCATTCCGACGAAACCGGTCTGAAATTTTCTTTTGGGCCACGGTCCATCCAACAAAAACTTGATCTCTTTGGCACCGCTGTCCTTAACGTCTTTCTTACCTCGGACCCCAATGAATTTCCCACGAAACGACAAGTCATAGGGTCGCTTATTCTGAATTGATTTTTTACCCCGGACTCCGTAAAAAGCGCGCTTGTCAATCTCATTTGTCATTAGATCATTGGACACATCAGAACTGTCAGAATTCTCTTGCAAGTTTTGAATATATTCGTAAAATTGATTCAAAATTGGATATTCTTCGCTCGGTGTAAATTCATTGGTTGTGTAATCAATTTGGCCAAACAGTGACCCTTTTTGGGGCATGTAATAATTATCAGGGATATAATCGTTGTAATCTTTCTTTCCACGCATTCCGACAAAGCCCATTGGTGCTCTTTTATAGTGCCATGAATCTTCTGAAGAGTCATAACTCTTCTTTCCCTTGACTCCAACAAAGAACTGTGGTCTACGTTTAAAGAACTGCTCCCCATCTTGTTCTAAGGCCTTCTTTCCTCGTAATCCAACGAATCCTTCAGGAATACGTTTGAACATTTGCTGCGCATTCGTCATATAAATGAGTTGAAATGATATAAACAGTATGTACATTCGGTAACCCATCTTGTTTGTGTCTGTAACAGATTAAAAGTCCAATTAAATACCT encodes:
- the LOC126977396 gene encoding tachykinins-like, giving the protein MGYRMYILFISFQLIYMTNAQQMFKRIPEGFVGLRGKKALEQDGEQFFKRRPQFFVGVKGKKSYDSSEDSWHYKRAPMGFVGMRGKKDYNDYIPDNYYMPQKGSLFGQIDYTTNEFTPSEEYPILNQFYEYIQNLQENSDSSDVSNDLMTNEIDKRAFYGVRGKKSIQNKRPYDLSFRGKFIGVRGKKDVKDSGAKEIKFLLDGPWPKRKFQTGFVGMRGKKATDTGDYGATGDWDVSN